The Asterias amurensis chromosome 21, ASM3211899v1 genome has a segment encoding these proteins:
- the LOC139952803 gene encoding protein phosphatase Mn(2+)-dependent 1K-like has protein sequence MMRSSRLMSVISRCLQRRCLNDSQHRNISTLNKCKSLKTHLPDFKTNSDYLYRRTFYEAGHIYYRATLGFCIRSRHHRPHYSSIRFCSSHNSSDNPEWDRLGTWQGRIQEPILLQQSIKHGIPIPKISISNVGKESLIGRRMTNEDRISILELAPNLLYFGIFDGHGGAVAADYACLHMDKHINYWLAKEHDLQVVLTRAFEDLENRFARHLYIELRDPVMENTGTTATVGLLRNGNELVVANAGDSRAILCRKGKAMRLTRKHDPEDEAERERIEACNGFITWNQYGRPLVNSVLTMTRSIGDESLKRYGVTAQPETKSVEVKHSKDSMLVMVTDGITSVMTDQELCDSIGQCHDPPSAANFVADQALQFGSDDNSSIIVVPFGRWGSYPDTNHTHKLRWFERSKY, from the exons ATGATGAGGTCCAGCAGACTAATGAGCGTCATCTCCAGATGTCTCCAGAGAAGATGCTTAAACGATTCTCAACATAGAAACATCTCAACTCTCAACAAATGTAAAAGCTTGAAGACGCATCTGCcggattttaaaacaaactcagaCTATTTATACAGGAGAACTTTTTATGAGGCTGGTCACATTTACTACCGAGCAACACTCGGTTTTTGTATAAGAAGCAGACATCATAGACCTCACTACTCATCGATAAGATTTTGTTCTTCACATAATAGCTCAGACAATCCTGAATGGGACAGGCTTGGTACGTGGCAGGGCCGAATCCAAGAACCCATCCTTCTTCAGCAAAGTATCAAACATGGGATTCCAATTCCAAAGATTTCTATCTCCAATGTCGGCAAGGAGTCGCTGATCGGACGCCGCATGACGAACGAGGACCGCATCAGTATTCTAGAACTCGCACCAAATCTTCTGTACTTTGGGATATTCGACGGGCATGGGGGCGCTGTTGCGGCGGATTATGCTTGTTTGCACATGGACAAGCATATCAACTACTGGCTAGCAAAGGAACACGATCTCCAGGTTGTGCTGACCAGAGCCTTTGAAGACCTGGAAAACCGGTTTGCAAGACACCTTTATATAGAACTAAGAG ATCCAGTCATGGAAAACACAGGAACCACTGCGACAGTCGGTCTACTTCGCAATGGAAACGAACTGGTTGTTGCCAACGCTGGCGACAGTCGAGCGATCCTGTGCCGTAAGGGGAAAGCTATGAGACTCACACGCAAGCACGACCCCGAAGACGAAGCTGAAAGAGAAAGAATAGAAGCCTGCAATGGATTCATTAC GTGGAACCAGTATGGCAGACCATTGGTCAATAGTGTCTTGACAATGACCAGGAGTATTGGTGACGAATCATTGAAGCGGTATGGCGTCACGGCACAACCAGAGACAAAATCAGTCGAG GTAAAACACAGCAAAGACAGTATGTTAGTCATGGTCACCGATGGTATCACGTCCGTAATGACCGACCAGGAACTATGCGACTCCATTGGCCAATGTCATGACCCTCCATCAgctgcaaattttgttgctgaTCAAGCACTTCAGTTCGGTAGCGACGATAACTCAAGTATAATTGTTGTTCCTTTTGGACGTTGGGGGAGCTACCCTGATACTAACCACACCCACAAGCTAAGATGGTTCGAAAGATCCAAATATTAA
- the LOC139952800 gene encoding uncharacterized protein isoform X1 gives MRSRPFGATLGLVLGVLLHGCATCVTGSSCQDISLDYCRTLPYMQTGTPNMFGYNSQEDLPVHLGSSFQTLVYIGCYENLHLFLCAAAFPQCTSDGEMLPPCRYLCDDSFEKCGRVLLFYPDIYQNLNCQEMPNSTDPNVCVGLDTPKQNKTRESTTDSSSSYETTAITKITNTEIYTSLDTLLATTSQPETTSLENADKKTANSTLVNLTLSDSEVEGQRSTESRGEEKWTDSVDKSVKTGDLFNQSGSHNTVSSLGIVLSTLSAVGMVVLLIFCAFFKSSFGKSFGRRRKPRDAAFYTNPAFDDLPQRGPRNVNGQVMDFRQEPYTLDDLPPHPASINGSHYQPSPAHMNPYQQEPGGYTQQNLFTVLDSSPKTTSESNPKISHFSKTDRTHTMGEDCSASGDLVYSNKVTVVSMDANANEHGAVQEGGARPRAPSVDGPPPRVTTTMDKNDDMIIANPIAC, from the exons ATGCGTAGCAGACCTTTTGGTGCCACTTTGGGCCTAGTTTTGGGAGTTTTACTGCATGGATGTGCAACATGTGTAACAG GTTCATCTTGCCAGGATATAAGTTTAGACTATTGTAGAACGCTGCCGTACATGCAGACAGGGACGCCAAATATGTTTGGATATAACTCTCAGGAAGATCTGCCAGTCCACCTTGGGTCTTCATTCCAGACATTAGTTTACATCGGTTGCTATGAGAACCTCCATCTCTTTCTGTGTGCTGCGGctttcccacaatgcacctctgACGGAGAGATGCTCCCCCCGTGTCGCTACCTTTGCGATGACTCATTTGAAAAGTGTGGACGCGTCCTACTTTTCTACCCAGATATATATCAAAATTTAAACTGTCAAGAAATGCCAAACTCTACTGATCCGAATGTCTGTGTTGGATTGGACACCCCtaagcaaaataaaacaagagaGAGTACCACTGACAGCTCATCTAGTTATGAGACAACAGCAATTACCAAGATTACAAACACCGAAATTTACACAAGTTTGGACACTTTGTTAGCCACGACATCGCAACCAGAGACAACATCTCTTGAGAATGCAGACAAAAAAACAGCAAATAGCACTTTGGTGAATTTGACATTGTCTGACTCGGAGGTCGAAGGGCAGAGATCAACTGAGAGCAGAGGGGAGGAGAAGTGGACAGACAGTGTGGACAAATCTGTGAAGACAGGTGACCTGTTTAATCAAa GTGGTTCCCACAACACTGTCTCATCTCTTGGGATCGTTCTCAGCACACTCTCCGCTGTGGGTATGGTGGTACTACTGATATTCTGTGCATTCTTCAA AAGTTCATTTGGAAAATCTTTTGGAAGACGGCGTAAACCGAGGGACGCTGCATTTTACACCAACCCGGCATTTGATGATCTACCCCAAAGAGGTCCAAGAAATGTG AACGGGCAGGTGATGGACTTCAGACAAGAGCCATACACGCTAGACGATTTACCACCCCACCCTGCCAGTATCAATGGATCACATTATCAGCCAAGCCCTGCCCACATGAACCCCTACCAGCAGGAACCAGGCGGATACACGCAGCAAAATTTATTCACCGTCTTGGATTCCTCTCCAAAAACCACCTCAGAGTCAAATCCTAAAATTTCCCATTTCTCTAAAACGGATCGAACACACACAATGGGAGAGGATTGTAGTGCGTCTGGCGATTTGGTTTATTCAAATAAAGTCACAGTAGTTTCCATGGATGCAAACGCAAATGAGCATGGTGCTGTTCAGGAGGGCGGGGCGAGACctagagcgccctctgttgatgggCCTCCACCCAGGGTGACGACCACTATGGATAAAAACGATGATATGATCATTGCAAATCCCATCGCCTGTTGa
- the LOC139952800 gene encoding uncharacterized protein isoform X2, translating to MRSRPFGATLGLVLGVLLHGCATCVTGSSCQDISLDYCRTLPYMQTGTPNMFGYNSQEDLPVHLGSSFQTLVYIGCYENLHLFLCAAAFPQCTSDGEMLPPCRYLCDDSFEKCGRVLLFYPDIYQNLNCQEMPNSTDPNVCVGLDTPKQNKTRESTTDSSSSYETTAITKITNTEIYTSLDTLLATTSQPETTSLENADKKTANSTLVNLTLSDSEVEGQRSTESRGEEKWTDSVDKSVKTGGSHNTVSSLGIVLSTLSAVGMVVLLIFCAFFKSSFGKSFGRRRKPRDAAFYTNPAFDDLPQRGPRNVNGQVMDFRQEPYTLDDLPPHPASINGSHYQPSPAHMNPYQQEPGGYTQQNLFTVLDSSPKTTSESNPKISHFSKTDRTHTMGEDCSASGDLVYSNKVTVVSMDANANEHGAVQEGGARPRAPSVDGPPPRVTTTMDKNDDMIIANPIAC from the exons ATGCGTAGCAGACCTTTTGGTGCCACTTTGGGCCTAGTTTTGGGAGTTTTACTGCATGGATGTGCAACATGTGTAACAG GTTCATCTTGCCAGGATATAAGTTTAGACTATTGTAGAACGCTGCCGTACATGCAGACAGGGACGCCAAATATGTTTGGATATAACTCTCAGGAAGATCTGCCAGTCCACCTTGGGTCTTCATTCCAGACATTAGTTTACATCGGTTGCTATGAGAACCTCCATCTCTTTCTGTGTGCTGCGGctttcccacaatgcacctctgACGGAGAGATGCTCCCCCCGTGTCGCTACCTTTGCGATGACTCATTTGAAAAGTGTGGACGCGTCCTACTTTTCTACCCAGATATATATCAAAATTTAAACTGTCAAGAAATGCCAAACTCTACTGATCCGAATGTCTGTGTTGGATTGGACACCCCtaagcaaaataaaacaagagaGAGTACCACTGACAGCTCATCTAGTTATGAGACAACAGCAATTACCAAGATTACAAACACCGAAATTTACACAAGTTTGGACACTTTGTTAGCCACGACATCGCAACCAGAGACAACATCTCTTGAGAATGCAGACAAAAAAACAGCAAATAGCACTTTGGTGAATTTGACATTGTCTGACTCGGAGGTCGAAGGGCAGAGATCAACTGAGAGCAGAGGGGAGGAGAAGTGGACAGACAGTGTGGACAAATCTGTGAAGACAG GTGGTTCCCACAACACTGTCTCATCTCTTGGGATCGTTCTCAGCACACTCTCCGCTGTGGGTATGGTGGTACTACTGATATTCTGTGCATTCTTCAA AAGTTCATTTGGAAAATCTTTTGGAAGACGGCGTAAACCGAGGGACGCTGCATTTTACACCAACCCGGCATTTGATGATCTACCCCAAAGAGGTCCAAGAAATGTG AACGGGCAGGTGATGGACTTCAGACAAGAGCCATACACGCTAGACGATTTACCACCCCACCCTGCCAGTATCAATGGATCACATTATCAGCCAAGCCCTGCCCACATGAACCCCTACCAGCAGGAACCAGGCGGATACACGCAGCAAAATTTATTCACCGTCTTGGATTCCTCTCCAAAAACCACCTCAGAGTCAAATCCTAAAATTTCCCATTTCTCTAAAACGGATCGAACACACACAATGGGAGAGGATTGTAGTGCGTCTGGCGATTTGGTTTATTCAAATAAAGTCACAGTAGTTTCCATGGATGCAAACGCAAATGAGCATGGTGCTGTTCAGGAGGGCGGGGCGAGACctagagcgccctctgttgatgggCCTCCACCCAGGGTGACGACCACTATGGATAAAAACGATGATATGATCATTGCAAATCCCATCGCCTGTTGa